In Dysgonomonadaceae bacterium PH5-43, the sequence ACTTCTTATTTCGAGTTGACGCAAAAGAGCAGCTTTATCAACCCTTATCCCCATAGAAGAAATCTCGAAAGCAGAATCTAATATAGGATTCCAAACAATAATGTCGCCATTAAGTCCTTTGTAGCCATCTTTAGTTGGTGTGCTCCAATCGTCGTAATCAGGAGAACGACCATCGTGTATCTTTCCATCAGGGAGTTCGCCGCCGATACCTATTACAAACACAGCTCCATATTCTTTAGCCACAATGTTTTCTCTTTCTTTTGGAGTAAGTTCAGGGTATTTAGCTTGTAAATCTTCGGTATGAACAAATACAATTTCTTCGGGCAACAGAGACTTAATTTGAGGATAAGATTCACATACGCTTTTTTCAGTATTCTTTAGTGCTTGATATATTTTACAAACTATAGATTTAAGGAAATCTAAGGTACGATCTTCTTTGGTTATGGTTCGCTCCCAATCCCATTGGTCTACATAAAGCGAGTGTATGTTATCTAACTCTTCGTCGGCACGAATAGCATTCATATCTGTATAAAGACCTTTACCTGGCTTTATACCGTAAGCTCCAAGTTTCATTCTTTTCCACTTAGCTAAAGAGTGAACAATTTCAGCTCTTTTACCTCCAACAGCAGGTATTTCAAAAGAAACAGGACGCTCAACACCATTAAGGTTATCGTTTATTCCTGTTCCTGAAAGAACAAACAGAGGAGCTGTAACTCGTTTTAAGTTTAATGCCTGAGCCAATTCGGCTTGAAACTTTTCTTTTATTTGCTTAATCGCTTGCTCCATATCTTCGGGAGCAACTGTAGGCTTATAGCCTTTGGGAATAATTGTAGACATAATTATTTATTATTAAAGTGATTTTAATCTATTCATTGCTTCTAAAGTATCATTTCTTTTTCCGAATGCGGTAAGCCTAACAAAACCTTCTCCATTCTGTCCGAAACCAACACCCGGCGTAGTAACTATTTGTAGCTCATTAAGTAGTTTATTGAAAAAATCCCAAGACGATAAACCTTCTGGAGTTTTTGCCCAAATGTAAGGAGCGTTTATTCCTCCATAAACCGTAAGACCTATATTCTCAAGATTTTCTTTTATTATAAGAGCATTCTCCATATAATAATTAATAGTTTCTTTTATTTGTTTCTGTCCTTCAAGAGAATAAATAGCTTCCGCAGCACGTTGAATAATGTAAGCTGTTCCATTAAATTTGGTAGTCTGCCTTCTTCTCCATAATTTATTTAGCGAGATAAGTTCTCCCTTATTATTAACTCCCATTAATTCTTTAGGCACCACAGTATATCCACAACGCATACCCGTAAAGCCTGCCGTTTTGGAGAAACTTCTAAACTCAATAGCTACCTTTTTAGCTCCTTCAATCTCATAAATACTATGAGGTATATCGTCTTCGGTAATAAAAGCTTCGTAAGCAGCATCGAACAGTATTACGGCATTTACCTCTAACGCATAATCGACCCACTCCTTTAGTTGTTCTTTTGTAAGCGTTGTTCCCGTAGGATTGTTGGGGTAGCACAAATAAATAATATCAACTTTCTTTTCGGGCAATTGAGGAGCAAAACAATTAGCTGGTGTAGCCGGAATATAAACCTTGTTACGCCCTGCCATAGTGTTAGTATCTATATATACTGGATAAACCGGGTCTGTGATAGCTACCACATTGGCGGCACTAAAGATGTCTCCTATATTGCCCGTGTCGCTTTTAGCTCCATCATTAACAAAAACCTCATCAACATCTAAGCATATTCCTCTATTGTTGAAGTCATTCTTAATAATAGTTTCAACAAGAAAAGAATAACCACATTCAGGAGCATACCCTCTCATTGTAGTTTCATTGCTCATTTCCTCTGTAGCCCTGAGCAAAGCATCTATAACAGCAGGAGCTATAGGACGAGTAACATCTCCGATTCCTAAGCTTATTACTTTTGCTGTTGGATTTTCTTGTTTATACCTATTTACTTGTTTTGCTATTTCAGAGAATAAGTAGTTTTCACTTAAACCTAAAAAATGTTCATTAACTAATGCCATATATTTACGTGTATGTTATTTTGATAAATTAATAAGTTCGCCTTCAAAAACAGTAACAGCTTCACCAGTCATATAAACTCGATTGTTGCTTTCTCGCCATTCTATCTCTAAGTTTCCACCAGGAAGAACAATTGTTGCTTTGCGTTCTAATCTTTTAGTGAGAACTCCTGCCACCAACACAGCGCAAGCTCCGGTGCCACAAGCTTGAGTTTCTCCTGTTCCTCGTTCCCAAACTCTCATTTTTGCTTTCCGAGGAGATAGTATTTCTACAAACTCAACATTTGTTCGTTCTGGAAATAACTTAAATCTTTCAATCTTTCTCCCTATACTACTTAATGGGAAATCATAAAGTTTAACATCGAATATAACTGCGTGAGGGTTTCCCATCGACACACAAGTTAGATTATATTGTTCAGGCTTGAAGTTTATCAACTGTTCAACAAGAGTATCGCTTGGATATAAAACAGGAATATCGGCACAGTTTAATATTGGTTCGCCCATATCAACACTAATTTTATTTACTTCGCCTTGTTCCACATATAATTTTAGATGTTTTATTCCAGCCTTTGTTTCGAGCGAAATATCAGTCTTACGAGTTAATTTGTTATCAAAAACATACTTCCCTACACAACGAGAAGCATTCCCACACATCTGAGCTTCGGTGCCATCAGGATTAAACATTCGCATACGAAAGTCTGCAACATCAGACGGCATAATTAAGACCAAGCCATCTGAGCCTACCCCTTTATGTTGGTTACTTATAGCAATAGACAGCTCCTCTGGGCATTCTATCATTTTGTCAAAACAATTAATATAAACATAATCATTTCCTATTCCGTGCATTTTTGTAAATTTCATTTTGTCTCAGTTTAATAGTCATTACAAACAAAAGGACATCAATCACGCCGCAAAGTTGAACATATTTCTTTAAGTATGCAAATAAATTTATCATAAAGTTTCAAAAACTTTCATCGAGACAACAAAAAGAAAACAAATAAAACCGTAAACTTTCTTTTCGTAACAAGTTATTAGATAACGGATTTACTCTTTATTTCAACCGAATTCACCACCCATAAAAATATCTTTATGAAAGTAATATTATTTTGTTTATATTATTTTGACTGTTTTTAAGTTGCTATTTAAGATAATTGTCAATACCTTTGTCGCGTATTATCAAGAATACTAATTAACAATAGATTAATATGGAAAGAAAGGCATCGTTAATATTAGAGAATGGACAACGCTTCGACGGAGTATCTTTTGGTTTTGAAACTCCTGTTTCAGGAGAAATAGTTTTCAACACTGCAATGGTTGGCTACCCCGAAAGTCTAACAGACCCATCTTACGCCGGACAAATACTCACAGTAACCTATCCTTTAGTTGGAAACTACGGAGTACCCAACAATAACATCATCGATGGTCTTTCTGAATTTTACGAATCTGAGAAGATCCAAGTTAAAGGGTTAATAATATCCGAATACTCCCAAAACTACAACCACTGGAATGCAGAGAAAAGCTTGGGAGATTGGCTTAAAGAACACAAAGTACCCGCCTTATACGGAATAGACACACGCGCACTAACAAAACTCCTTCGAGAAAATGGTTCAATGAAAGGAAAGATTATATTCGACTCTGCCGACGAAATAGCTTTTGCAGATATATCGTCTGAAAATTTGGTTGCAAAAGTTAGTTGCAAAGAAGTAATAAAATATGGCAACGGCTCTAAAACAGTAGTATTGGTCGATTGCGGTGTAAAACACAATATTATACGAATACTATTAAAATATGATGTTACTATTATCAGAGTTCCTTGGGATTATGACTTCAACACGATAGAATATGACGGATTATTCCTATCAAATGGACCTGGAGACCCAGAACATTGCGAAGTAACCGTTGCAAACATTCGCAAAGCAATAGATAAAAACAAACCTATTATGGGTATTTGTATGGGAAACCAGCTATTAGCAAAAGCCGCAGGAGCAAGCACTTACAAACTAAAGTACGGACATAGAAGCCATAATCAACCCGTACAATTAGTCAATACTACTAAATGTTATATCACTTCTCAAAATCACGGATACGCGGTAGACACCTCCAAATTAAATGAAGACTGGGAAGCTCTTTTTATTAATATGAATGATGGCTCTAACGAAGGTATTCGCCACAAAACAAAACCTTTCTTTTCTTCTCAATTTCACCCAGAAGCAGCCTCAGGACCAACCGACACTGCTTTTCTTTTCGATGTCTTCATAGAGAATATGCACAACCCTCAGCCTTTAAAAAACATAAAATCAAAAACTTTAGAAGCAATTAAATTACCGAAGAAAGTATTGTTGCTTGGTTCAGGAGCGTTAAAGATAGGAGAGGCTGGAGAGTTCGACTATTCTGGTTCACAGGCTTTAAAAGCTTTAAAAGAAGAGGGCATAGAAACCGTATTAATTAATCCGAATATCGCTACAGTACAAACTTCGGAAGGCGTTGCCGATAAGATATATTTCTTACCTATAACTCCTTTCTTTGTTGAAAAAGTTATAGAGAAAGAAAAGCCGGACGGCATTTTGCTATCATTTGGAGGACAAACAGCGCTTAATTGCGGAGTAGAACTTTATAAATCGGGAGTGTTTGAAAAGTATAACGTTGAAGTATTAGGAACTCCCGTACAGGCAATAATAGACACAGAAGACCGAGAACTATTTGTTAATAAACTCGATGAGATTAATGTTAAGTCGATAAAGAGCATTGCCGTTGAAAGCATAGAAGATGCATACAAAGCAGCTTCAGAACTCGGCTATCCAATAATAGTTAGAGCCGCCTATGCTTTAGGAGGAATGGGTAGCGGTTTTTGTAATAATCAAGATGAGTTGAAATCTTTAGCCGAAAAGGCATTTAACTACTC encodes:
- a CDS encoding aspartate--ammonia ligase (product_source=KO:K01914; cath_funfam=3.30.930.10; cog=COG2502; ko=KO:K01914; pfam=PF03590; superfamily=55681; tigrfam=TIGR00669); the encoded protein is MSTIIPKGYKPTVAPEDMEQAIKQIKEKFQAELAQALNLKRVTAPLFVLSGTGINDNLNGVERPVSFEIPAVGGKRAEIVHSLAKWKRMKLGAYGIKPGKGLYTDMNAIRADEELDNIHSLYVDQWDWERTITKEDRTLDFLKSIVCKIYQALKNTEKSVCESYPQIKSLLPEEIVFVHTEDLQAKYPELTPKERENIVAKEYGAVFVIGIGGELPDGKIHDGRSPDYDDWSTPTKDGYKGLNGDIIVWNPILDSAFEISSMGIRVDKAALLRQLEIRSCENRKTLQFHKSLLEDKIPLSIGGGIGQSRLCMLFLRCAHIGEVQASIWPDDMIDNCAKHNIILK
- a CDS encoding LL-diaminopimelate aminotransferase (product_source=KO:K10206; cath_funfam=3.40.640.10,3.90.1150.10; cog=COG0436; ko=KO:K10206; pfam=PF00155; superfamily=53383; tigrfam=TIGR03542), giving the protein MALVNEHFLGLSENYLFSEIAKQVNRYKQENPTAKVISLGIGDVTRPIAPAVIDALLRATEEMSNETTMRGYAPECGYSFLVETIIKNDFNNRGICLDVDEVFVNDGAKSDTGNIGDIFSAANVVAITDPVYPVYIDTNTMAGRNKVYIPATPANCFAPQLPEKKVDIIYLCYPNNPTGTTLTKEQLKEWVDYALEVNAVILFDAAYEAFITEDDIPHSIYEIEGAKKVAIEFRSFSKTAGFTGMRCGYTVVPKELMGVNNKGELISLNKLWRRRQTTKFNGTAYIIQRAAEAIYSLEGQKQIKETINYYMENALIIKENLENIGLTVYGGINAPYIWAKTPEGLSSWDFFNKLLNELQIVTTPGVGFGQNGEGFVRLTAFGKRNDTLEAMNRLKSL
- a CDS encoding diaminopimelate epimerase (product_source=KO:K01778; cath_funfam=3.10.310.10; cog=COG0253; ko=KO:K01778; pfam=PF01678; superfamily=54506; tigrfam=TIGR00652) encodes the protein MKFTKMHGIGNDYVYINCFDKMIECPEELSIAISNQHKGVGSDGLVLIMPSDVADFRMRMFNPDGTEAQMCGNASRCVGKYVFDNKLTRKTDISLETKAGIKHLKLYVEQGEVNKISVDMGEPILNCADIPVLYPSDTLVEQLINFKPEQYNLTCVSMGNPHAVIFDVKLYDFPLSSIGRKIERFKLFPERTNVEFVEILSPRKAKMRVWERGTGETQACGTGACAVLVAGVLTKRLERKATIVLPGGNLEIEWRESNNRVYMTGEAVTVFEGELINLSK